A window of the Bradysia coprophila strain Holo2 chromosome X unlocalized genomic scaffold, BU_Bcop_v1 contig_128, whole genome shotgun sequence genome harbors these coding sequences:
- the LOC119067723 gene encoding glycine-rich selenoprotein-like encodes MVYIGRDGRVLQQQPWSIQRVVQMFYGFFAVVLMFLRSLFEPVTRAIDTAKSQSRRSGGGGGGGGGGGGGGGRGGPPGPPRRIGRVTTLSDCTIPGGG; translated from the exons ATGGTTTATATTGGAAGAG ATGGAAGGGTACTTCAACAACAGCCATGGAGTATTCAAAGAGTGGTTCAAAtgttttatggattttttgcTGTTGTCTTGATGTT cTTAAGATCCCTATTTGAGCCGGTCACGAGAGCTATTGACACAGCCAAATCTCAGTCTAGACGtagtggtggtggtggtggaggaGGAGGAGGTGGCGGCGGTGGAGGTGGTCGTGGAGG aCCGCCTGGTCCACCTCGTCGAATAGGACGCGTTACAACACTTTCCGACTGTACGATTCCTGGCGGTGGGTGA